A genomic stretch from Anaerococcus mediterraneensis includes:
- the srtB gene encoding class B sortase — MKSKVMAFIRFILILIILACITILGKRFLDYRTNYQNNKYLKNLSEEVEADVDRDQSDDGNASDKQDPLARLEKVHLTLLKKLKEQNSDVVAILEIPGTGIKYPILQGPDNEFYLRKGLNKEYDIAGSIFMDVYNSTDINDDNTVIYGHHLEIDSMFTPLDQYRKQEFAEKNRIVYLTTEEGLREYEIFSAYGTPSDYDYRTLDFTYGGDKVPYYNKLMSRSEVNLDTRPFKEDDTIITLSTCQYDYDDQRLAVHAVRIR; from the coding sequence ATGAAATCAAAAGTAATGGCGTTTATTAGGTTTATCCTAATTTTGATCATCTTGGCCTGCATAACTATACTGGGCAAGAGATTTTTAGATTATAGAACCAATTATCAAAATAACAAATATTTGAAAAACCTATCCGAAGAAGTAGAGGCTGATGTAGATAGGGACCAGTCAGATGATGGAAATGCTTCTGACAAGCAAGACCCTCTAGCAAGACTGGAAAAAGTTCATTTGACCCTGCTAAAAAAACTAAAAGAGCAAAACTCAGATGTAGTAGCTATTTTAGAAATACCAGGGACAGGTATAAAATACCCAATCCTCCAAGGACCTGACAATGAGTTTTATCTAAGAAAGGGCCTAAATAAGGAGTATGATATAGCCGGTTCTATCTTTATGGATGTTTATAACTCCACAGATATCAATGATGATAATACAGTTATCTATGGTCACCATCTAGAGATTGACTCTATGTTTACACCTCTTGACCAATATAGAAAACAAGAATTTGCAGAAAAAAATAGAATTGTTTACCTGACTACAGAAGAAGGGCTTAGGGAATATGAGATTTTCTCAGCCTATGGTACCCCATCTGATTATGACTATAGGACCTTAGATTTTACCTATGGAGGAGACAAGGTTCCTTATTATAACAAACTCATGTCAAGATCAGAGGTAAATTTGGATACAAGACCATTTAAAGAAGACGACACAATTATAACCCTTTCTACCTGCCAATACGATTATGATGACCAAAGATTGGCAGTACACGCTGTAAGGATTAGATAA
- a CDS encoding glutamine synthetase III, protein MILKEFGNLAFDKKTMKKNVPYPVYLKWKEAARNNATLDRETADSIAHAMKSWAISLGATSYTHWFQPLNGKTASKKTAFLTRDEKHNPINKFSGKELIKGEPDASSFPSGGMRSTFEARGYTYWDLTANSFIIDKVLYIPSVFVSFYGEKLDKKLPLIESMNMVSKMATKVCNLFLKDEPTYRVKAKVGLEQEFYLIDKKYYDKRIDLEYSGMTLVGSDPMVEKDLVSHYLGAIPQRVNDFYEDVNKELFDLGIYVEAEHNEVGPNQFEIAIMFENANVSVDNNQLLMYILEKTALKHDLVCLLKEKPFKNMAGSGKHNNYSLATNYGKNLFSPGKDPKNNLIFLLFLSAMIEACNKYQNLIRIASSSVTNDYRLGGDEAPPAIISMFIGLDLEEVLKSIASDNFEEKVLSNRVKIPYLGEIKTDTSDRNRTSPIAFTGNKFEFRMLGSSQSAADLNTVINIAMAESLEKIYKRLENIDEKSLKAQAYKIIKEIYLANKNILFQGDGYSKAWKDEAKKRGLENYPSFLDALKAGKETNAYDIFQRAGIFSRKEIESIIKVQFEDVIKFFSSQLEILNNMIHAEILPSAIREIKEIKDYLSFIENERLRQRAIKINKNVSELLDYLEKISEIIETSDGIFDMEEKAYYLQKETRKLASDFRKIADGLEKLISRENYSCPNYVDMLKTL, encoded by the coding sequence ATTATTTTGAAAGAATTTGGAAATTTAGCTTTTGATAAAAAGACAATGAAGAAAAATGTGCCATACCCAGTTTATTTGAAATGGAAGGAGGCTGCTAGAAACAATGCGACTTTGGATAGGGAAACGGCTGATTCAATAGCTCATGCTATGAAATCTTGGGCCATATCTCTTGGGGCGACTTCTTATACCCACTGGTTTCAACCATTAAATGGAAAGACGGCTAGCAAAAAAACTGCCTTTTTGACCAGGGATGAAAAACACAATCCCATAAATAAGTTTTCTGGCAAGGAGCTTATTAAAGGAGAGCCTGACGCATCTTCTTTTCCATCAGGTGGTATGCGTTCAACTTTTGAAGCTAGGGGCTATACGTATTGGGATTTGACAGCCAATTCCTTCATCATAGACAAGGTTTTGTATATACCATCTGTTTTTGTTTCTTTTTATGGAGAAAAGCTTGATAAAAAGCTTCCCCTAATAGAATCGATGAACATGGTAAGCAAGATGGCTACTAAAGTTTGCAATTTGTTTTTAAAAGATGAGCCTACTTATAGGGTTAAGGCCAAGGTTGGCCTTGAGCAGGAGTTTTACCTGATAGATAAAAAATATTATGATAAGAGGATTGATTTAGAGTATTCTGGTATGACTCTGGTAGGGTCTGATCCAATGGTTGAAAAAGACCTTGTTTCTCACTATCTTGGAGCCATTCCACAAAGAGTAAATGATTTTTATGAAGATGTAAACAAAGAGCTTTTTGACCTCGGTATCTATGTAGAAGCTGAGCATAACGAGGTGGGACCAAACCAATTTGAAATAGCAATTATGTTTGAAAATGCCAATGTTTCTGTGGACAATAACCAGCTATTGATGTATATTTTGGAAAAAACTGCCCTAAAGCATGATTTAGTTTGCTTGCTAAAAGAAAAACCTTTTAAAAATATGGCAGGTTCTGGCAAACATAATAATTATTCACTTGCTACAAATTATGGCAAGAATTTATTTTCCCCAGGCAAGGACCCCAAAAATAACCTTATTTTTCTATTGTTTTTATCAGCTATGATTGAAGCTTGCAATAAATATCAAAATCTTATAAGAATTGCATCTTCATCAGTAACCAATGACTATAGGTTGGGTGGAGATGAAGCTCCACCAGCTATAATATCTATGTTTATAGGTTTAGACTTAGAAGAAGTTTTAAAGTCAATTGCAAGTGATAATTTTGAAGAAAAAGTTCTTTCAAATAGGGTCAAAATTCCATATTTAGGAGAAATAAAAACCGATACATCAGATAGGAATAGAACTTCTCCTATAGCCTTTACCGGAAATAAGTTTGAATTTAGGATGCTAGGCTCTTCACAATCTGCAGCAGACCTTAATACTGTAATAAATATAGCTATGGCAGAGTCTTTGGAGAAAATTTATAAGAGGCTAGAAAATATTGATGAAAAATCTTTAAAAGCACAAGCCTATAAAATAATTAAGGAAATTTACCTAGCTAATAAAAACATACTTTTCCAAGGCGATGGCTATTCTAAGGCTTGGAAGGATGAGGCCAAAAAAAGAGGCCTAGAAAATTATCCTAGTTTTCTAGATGCCCTAAAGGCAGGTAAAGAAACAAATGCCTACGATATTTTTCAAAGAGCTGGTATATTTAGCAGAAAAGAGATAGAATCTATAATCAAGGTACAATTTGAAGATGTTATCAAATTTTTCTCATCCCAACTAGAAATCTTAAATAATATGATCCATGCAGAAATTCTTCCATCAGCTATTAGGGAGATTAAGGAAATCAAAGACTACTTATCTTTTATTGAAAATGAGAGGCTTAGACAAAGGGCTATAAAGATAAATAAAAATGTTTCTGAACTTTTAGATTATTTAGAAAAAATATCAGAAATTATAGAAACAAGTGATGGGATTTTTGATATGGAAGAAAAGGCCTATTATTTACAAAAAGAAACAAGAAAGCTTGCTAGTGATTTTCGAAAAATTGCAGATGGTTTAGAAAAATTGATATCAAGAGAAAATTATTCATGTCCAAACTATGTAGATATGCTAAAAACTTTGTAA
- a CDS encoding ABC transporter substrate-binding protein — MKKSKYKKLAIIIIFVFIIITLLVILLNNKKEPVSLTMWHVYGEQASSPMDKLVDDFNETVGSKEGIVINVTATSNSAEIGDELLDSQAGKSGAKKMPDLFFCHSGNADDLGSENLIDWQDYFTKEELSDYQEDFLEDGKVGDKLLVFPISKSTHMLFINGSMFARFSEETGISYDDLVSWDGFFDAAEKFYDWSDGKAFCAMDYILREIELANLSTNPNAKLHNDHGWYDKNNMEFKKEFDKFMTSLVKGHIIVSDLYANTQMMTGETLAGISSSAAVLYYNDTVTYPDNRSEPMDLKVLALPINKSGNKFDTLAGTGLCAYKTTDEKAKAAAIFAKWITESGRNLDFVTKTGYMPVRREAFKKISSMDFENNDYRELYNSLSKMQDDYTFLGESYDYNKVLNFYDWLRANQKSFEERYKSGEDVNSLIEECWEKLIG, encoded by the coding sequence ATGAAAAAGAGCAAATACAAAAAGCTGGCTATAATTATTATATTTGTTTTTATAATTATCACCCTGCTTGTTATACTTTTAAATAATAAAAAAGAACCAGTAAGTCTTACAATGTGGCACGTTTATGGCGAACAGGCTTCATCTCCTATGGATAAGCTCGTTGACGACTTTAACGAAACTGTGGGTAGTAAGGAAGGAATTGTTATAAATGTTACTGCGACAAGTAATTCAGCAGAAATTGGCGATGAGCTTTTAGATTCTCAGGCGGGCAAGTCCGGGGCAAAAAAAATGCCAGATTTGTTCTTTTGCCATAGTGGAAATGCCGATGATTTGGGGAGTGAAAACCTAATTGATTGGCAAGATTATTTTACAAAAGAAGAACTCAGTGATTATCAGGAAGATTTTTTAGAAGATGGCAAGGTGGGAGATAAGCTTTTAGTTTTTCCTATCTCAAAATCGACCCATATGCTCTTTATAAATGGGTCTATGTTTGCTAGGTTTTCTGAGGAAACAGGTATAAGTTATGACGACCTTGTAAGTTGGGATGGATTTTTTGATGCGGCTGAGAAATTTTATGACTGGTCAGATGGCAAGGCTTTTTGTGCCATGGACTACATTTTGAGGGAAATTGAACTGGCCAATCTTTCAACAAATCCAAATGCCAAACTCCATAACGACCATGGTTGGTATGATAAAAATAACATGGAATTTAAAAAAGAATTTGATAAATTTATGACCTCCCTGGTAAAGGGCCATATCATTGTGTCAGATCTTTATGCCAATACCCAGATGATGACAGGGGAAACTCTAGCAGGGATAAGTTCATCTGCCGCTGTTTTATATTATAATGATACGGTGACCTACCCAGACAATAGGTCTGAGCCTATGGATCTAAAAGTTTTAGCTTTGCCAATAAATAAGAGTGGTAATAAGTTTGATACCCTAGCTGGTACAGGGCTTTGCGCCTATAAGACTACTGATGAAAAGGCAAAGGCGGCAGCCATATTTGCCAAATGGATTACAGAAAGTGGGAGAAACTTAGATTTTGTTACAAAAACTGGCTATATGCCTGTAAGACGTGAAGCCTTTAAGAAAATTTCTTCTATGGATTTTGAAAATAATGACTATAGAGAACTTTATAATAGTTTATCAAAGATGCAGGATGACTATACTTTCTTGGGCGAGTCTTATGATTATAATAAGGTTTTAAATTTTTATGATTGGCTTAGGGCTAATCAAAAATCCTTTGAAGAAAGATATAAAAGTGGCGAAGATGTTAATAGTCTGATAGAAGAATGTTGGGAAAAGCTGATAGGATAA
- the rplM gene encoding 50S ribosomal protein L13, whose product MKHQKTWTATPSNIERKWYVVDAEGMVLGRLASQVAAILRGKNKPTFTPHFDTGDYVIVINADKVVLTGNKEDQKEYKRYSGYTGGLKITKYKDMKAKYPERIVEHAIVGMLPHNKLGRAMAKKLRVYAGSEHGHEAQFPETLDLK is encoded by the coding sequence ATGAAACATCAAAAGACATGGACTGCGACTCCATCAAACATCGAAAGAAAATGGTATGTTGTTGATGCAGAAGGCATGGTTCTAGGTAGACTAGCAAGCCAAGTTGCAGCAATACTAAGAGGAAAGAACAAACCAACATTTACTCCACACTTTGATACTGGAGATTATGTTATAGTTATCAATGCTGATAAAGTAGTTCTTACTGGAAACAAAGAAGATCAAAAAGAATACAAGAGATATTCAGGATACACAGGCGGTCTAAAAATCACAAAATACAAAGATATGAAAGCTAAATATCCAGAAAGAATTGTAGAGCACGCAATAGTAGGAATGCTTCCACACAACAAGCTAGGACGCGCTATGGCTAAAAAACTTAGAGTTTATGCAGGTAGCGAACACGGCCATGAAGCACAATTCCCAGAAACTTTAGATCTTAAGTAA
- a CDS encoding Cof-type HAD-IIB family hydrolase, whose product MIKLIASDIDETIIDKNQKVPERNKNAIKAALDKGLIVMLATGRGPYELFDIADQAGVVADDRYVICCNGAVIMNVKTKEIVDVLDMDFSYAKEIFSYAYENKLTFYIYTLNNKYGLNLSDDTIIAEKHINIIDTDNIDFLENETILKVIIKNEDLNLLQSLEVDVAAITNYDLEITYSSNMYMEINSKGVNKAIALEKVANHHGIDMKNVLAIGDNYNDVAMLESAGTAVAVKNARLQVKDSADYVTKADHCQGAVGEAIEKFVLN is encoded by the coding sequence ATGATAAAATTAATAGCATCTGATATAGACGAGACCATAATAGATAAAAACCAAAAAGTCCCGGAAAGAAATAAAAATGCTATAAAGGCTGCTCTTGACAAGGGCCTTATAGTCATGCTTGCTACAGGCAGGGGACCTTATGAACTTTTTGATATAGCTGACCAGGCCGGAGTCGTAGCAGATGATAGATATGTCATATGCTGCAATGGTGCAGTCATAATGAATGTCAAAACAAAAGAGATAGTAGATGTACTCGATATGGATTTTTCTTATGCTAAAGAAATTTTTTCTTATGCCTACGAAAACAAACTAACATTCTATATCTATACGCTAAATAATAAATACGGTCTAAACCTATCAGACGATACAATCATAGCAGAAAAACATATAAATATAATCGATACAGACAATATAGATTTTCTGGAAAATGAAACGATACTAAAGGTCATCATAAAAAATGAAGACCTAAACTTACTCCAATCCCTAGAAGTAGATGTAGCAGCGATCACAAACTATGACCTTGAGATCACCTACTCATCTAATATGTATATGGAGATAAATTCCAAGGGAGTTAATAAGGCCATAGCCTTAGAAAAAGTAGCCAACCACCACGGCATAGATATGAAAAATGTCCTAGCAATTGGCGATAACTACAATGATGTTGCTATGCTAGAAAGTGCAGGCACAGCTGTAGCAGTCAAAAACGCTAGACTCCAAGTCAAAGATAGTGCCGACTATGTAACAAAAGCCGACCACTGCCAGGGTGCTGTTGGAGAAGCCATAGAAAAATTTGTACTAAATTAA
- a CDS encoding ferritin — protein sequence MSKVLDLLNEQMNFEYESAYIYKAMAAYTDRLELDGFTHWFGSQVREEIEHGEAIKHFLQEVGYDVRYKAIGEPQYDYESLVDVFKAALDHEKEVTRRITEIAKLAREEDLRVFSFLKGFIDEQVEEEDTVGKIVTRLERINGNWGGIYILDGQLGRRQ from the coding sequence ATGAGTAAAGTATTAGATTTATTAAATGAACAAATGAACTTTGAGTATGAGTCAGCTTATATCTACAAGGCAATGGCTGCTTATACAGATAGACTTGAGCTTGATGGATTTACCCATTGGTTTGGTAGCCAAGTACGCGAAGAGATCGAACATGGTGAAGCTATAAAACATTTCCTACAAGAAGTAGGCTATGATGTTAGATACAAAGCTATAGGCGAACCACAATATGACTATGAAAGTCTAGTAGATGTATTTAAGGCAGCTCTAGACCATGAAAAAGAAGTTACAAGAAGAATTACAGAAATTGCAAAACTAGCTAGAGAAGAAGACCTTAGAGTATTTTCATTCCTTAAAGGCTTTATCGATGAGCAAGTAGAAGAAGAAGACACTGTAGGCAAAATCGTTACAAGACTTGAAAGAATCAATGGCAACTGGGGTGGTATCTACATCCTTGATGGTCAACTTGGTAGAAGACAATAA
- a CDS encoding DNA-3-methyladenine glycosylase family protein, translating to MMRYQTSKKRKLNIEERPEGLILREDSFKPDHIFECGQCFNFNLEEDGSYTAVFLAKIINLLEIDDYTLIRNVSLEEFYEIFYDYFDLGTDYGSIKRDLSKSDILKEASNYGHGIRILNQELFETTISFIISANNQIPRIKKAVRIISERYGKPIGEYMGRTYYEFPSPHVLAKVDPLDLREYARVGFRDVRIVETAKAFVDGFLDFDNEKNLSDIDLKKKLMSLPGIGPKVADCIMLFAYHRRETFPVDVWIKRVMETLFIGKEVPKKQVDDYAREIFGDLAGYAQQYLFYYGRENAIGK from the coding sequence ATAATGAGATATCAAACAAGCAAAAAGAGAAAATTAAATATCGAAGAAAGACCCGAGGGTCTAATCCTTAGGGAGGATTCCTTCAAGCCTGACCATATTTTTGAGTGTGGTCAGTGCTTTAATTTCAATCTTGAAGAAGACGGCTCTTATACAGCTGTCTTTTTAGCTAAGATAATAAACCTCCTCGAGATTGACGACTATACCCTTATAAGAAATGTAAGTTTAGAAGAATTTTATGAGATTTTTTATGATTATTTTGACCTCGGAACAGACTACGGATCTATAAAAAGAGATTTGTCAAAATCAGATATCCTAAAAGAAGCCAGCAACTATGGCCATGGGATTAGGATTTTAAACCAAGAGCTCTTCGAAACAACAATCTCTTTTATAATCTCAGCCAACAACCAAATCCCGAGGATAAAAAAAGCAGTCAGAATTATCTCAGAAAGATATGGCAAACCAATAGGCGAATATATGGGCAGGACCTATTATGAATTTCCAAGCCCTCATGTCCTAGCCAAGGTCGATCCGCTAGACCTAAGGGAATATGCCAGGGTTGGTTTTCGTGATGTTAGAATTGTAGAAACAGCAAAGGCCTTTGTAGATGGGTTTTTGGACTTTGATAATGAAAAAAATCTTTCTGATATAGATTTGAAAAAGAAACTGATGAGCCTACCAGGTATTGGCCCAAAGGTAGCAGATTGTATTATGCTTTTTGCCTACCACAGGAGAGAGACCTTTCCAGTTGATGTTTGGATTAAAAGGGTGATGGAAACACTTTTTATCGGCAAGGAAGTACCAAAAAAACAAGTAGACGACTACGCCAGAGAAATCTTTGGAGACCTAGCAGGCTATGCCCAGCAATACCTATTTTATTATGGAAGAGAAAATGCAATAGGCAAATAA
- a CDS encoding epoxyqueuosine reductase QueH has protein sequence MNKINYEKVMEDIIKKLDQDGKKPRLLLQVCCGPCSTQVIERLRDHFDMDLYFYNPMIYPKAELDKRAFYLKKVAEKSNFEGNVIIPANDIRDFEKVAIKRKDDREFGLACYDCYELRLDKTAIFAKENAYDYFSTSLSISPYKNAQWLNQIGETLEKKYGIKYLYADFKKKDGYKKSIDLSKKYEIYRQDYCGCIFSKEEMEEKYKNC, from the coding sequence ATGAACAAGATCAATTATGAAAAGGTCATGGAAGATATTATAAAAAAATTGGACCAAGATGGAAAAAAACCTAGGCTCTTGCTCCAGGTTTGTTGTGGGCCTTGCTCAACCCAGGTTATAGAAAGGCTCAGGGATCATTTTGATATGGACTTATATTTTTATAATCCCATGATCTACCCAAAAGCCGAGCTTGATAAGAGGGCTTTTTATCTAAAGAAAGTTGCAGAAAAATCAAATTTTGAGGGCAATGTTATAATTCCTGCTAATGACATAAGAGACTTTGAAAAAGTAGCTATAAAGCGCAAAGACGATAGGGAGTTTGGCCTAGCCTGTTATGACTGCTATGAGCTTAGACTAGATAAAACGGCAATCTTTGCCAAAGAAAACGCCTATGATTATTTCTCAACATCTCTTTCTATATCTCCCTATAAAAATGCCCAGTGGCTAAACCAAATCGGGGAGACTTTAGAGAAAAAATATGGGATCAAATATCTTTATGCAGATTTTAAGAAAAAAGACGGCTACAAAAAATCTATAGACTTGTCAAAGAAGTATGAAATTTACAGACAAGATTATTGCGGATGTATTTTTTCTAAAGAGGAGATGGAAGAAAAATATAAAAATTGTTAG
- a CDS encoding glutathione S-transferase N-terminal domain-containing protein produces the protein MKDYKLYVGTVCRFCKKVENFMAENDIDIPTVNIQEDRQAMLDLVENGGKRQVPCLYHDGEYLYESDDIIEYLKENYR, from the coding sequence ATGAAAGATTACAAATTATATGTAGGAACAGTTTGCAGATTTTGCAAAAAAGTGGAAAATTTTATGGCAGAAAATGATATTGATATACCTACAGTAAATATACAAGAAGATAGACAAGCTATGCTAGATTTGGTAGAAAATGGCGGAAAAAGACAAGTACCTTGCCTCTACCACGATGGCGAATACCTATACGAATCTGATGATATTATAGAGTATTTGAAAGAAAACTATAGATAG
- the rpsI gene encoding 30S ribosomal protein S9, with amino-acid sequence MANNIIQSTGRRKTSVARVTMVPGSGNILVNGRDLDEYFNFESLRIVARSPLALTENLTSYDIRVNVNGGGYNGQAGAIRHAIARALLEANPDYRVALKRAGFLTRDSRKKERKKAGLKKARKSSQFSKR; translated from the coding sequence ATGGCAAATAACATTATTCAATCAACTGGTAGAAGAAAAACCTCTGTTGCAAGAGTAACAATGGTACCAGGATCTGGAAATATATTAGTAAATGGTAGAGACTTAGATGAATACTTCAACTTTGAATCTCTAAGAATTGTAGCAAGAAGCCCACTTGCCCTAACAGAAAACCTAACAAGCTATGATATTAGGGTAAATGTTAACGGTGGTGGATACAATGGACAAGCAGGAGCTATTAGACATGCTATAGCTAGAGCCCTACTTGAAGCTAACCCTGACTACAGAGTAGCCCTAAAAAGAGCAGGATTCTTGACACGTGATTCACGTAAAAAAGAAAGAAAGAAAGCTGGTCTTAAAAAGGCAAGAAAATCTTCACAATTCTCAAAGAGATAA